The Rhipicephalus sanguineus isolate Rsan-2018 chromosome 4, BIME_Rsan_1.4, whole genome shotgun sequence DNA window AAAACCATTAGATACATTCCAAGCTTATTCAATTTCGAAAATGATGACGTCAGCAATTCTGCGCGCGGAGTATTTCAGTCCGCGTTCGTTCACCCTAGTCCCGTGTAATGCAGTTAACTAAATTCCGAGAAACACACAACATTCACAAAGTTCAAAGTATTAGCCTAGAAGCAACGCTTTTTGGTCATTCCATCTGTACTATAGATGTTTTTCAAATGGTCTTTGAATCTGCCGTACAAAATCTTGGCATTTTACATGGATGAGGGAAGCAATTGTTTaagcttttttttgtaattttaggATGCCATGAGGGTGCTTCAAGCTTAAGTTTGAGAATAAGCGTGAAACTATAGCGTACACGACAAGTCGTGGAAAATTGTGCAGTACGATaccgcgccttttttttttttttcagtatagtCACAATAAGGCAAACCTTCTTGACCAGCAGTttattaatttttctttatatatacacTGATTTAACCGGGACAAAAAAGCGCGGAACTAAGCATTTCGAACTTTCGTTTAGAAAGTCGTGACTTCCTTTCATGTTGAATACAGTAACAATATTGGCTATCTATCTGTGCATGAGAAAAATTAACCGTACTCCGTGGCAAATAAGAAACTCCCCCTCGAAATGCTGGCAAattcgggaaaaaaaaaggtatgaagtttgttgaagtcgtcagggacgagcgagaaggcaggaggctgagttacgTGGACACAGGTTTATTCCAAACGGCGTTCTCCTAGGAGCCAAGCCACGCGCCACGCGCACCTCGAGCACACGCTGTCACCAGCTTCGCCTGGCTTGTTCTAGATGGCAGCATCTACAACATCTCCCAATGCAATCAAGCGAAGTTCGCTGCAGCAGGCGGCTTCACGCACCTGCCACTTCTGGTATGCCCGTGGGAAGTGTCCTGGCAACGCGAGCGAGTGTCTATAGCACAATCACTGGTACTGGCGCTATCTGCGTTGTTGTGACTTCGGGAATATGGAACTAGCTGCGTCCGGTGTCTACGTACAGCACCAGTGTCGGTGTTGACCCAATAAGAACGAGGCTCATCGGCTGGGGCTTGTACTGTCCCTTTGCTCTTGAGGTCTGTCACCCACACGGCATCTCCATAAAGAAGTTCCGGCAAGTCGCGGACTCCGTGACGTCTGTCGAAGTCTTTCCTTTGTCGTTTTCTGTATCTTTCCTCGAAATTCCGAAGGCTGTCTTGATCTGGCAATTGGGGTGTCAGCTTGGTGGAACAAAGAGGAAGCCTGAATCTCAGCCGACGACCCATGAGCAGTTCGGCAGGGCTATATCCATTCTTCAAAGGAGTCGACCTGTAAGCTAGAAGCGTCAGGTAAGGGTGCTTGGTCTTCGTCATGGATGTCTTGATGATTTTCACTGCAGCCTCTGCAAGTCCATTACTTTGAGGATAGTGAGGGCTGGATGTAATGTGCTTGAAACCATAGTCTTGGGCGAAGAGTGAAAACTCAGTCGACGAAAACTGCGGGCCATTGTCGGAAACCACTTCCTCGGGAATTCCGTGGCGTGCAAAAATTGACTTGCAGTGGTTGACTACGGCTGCGGAAGTGAGCTTCTCAAGTCGAACTAGTTCGGGGTATCTTGAATAATAGTCTGTAGCTATCAACCACCACTGGTTCTTGAAGTGAAACAAATCCATCGCAATGCGTTGCCAAGGCCTCTCAGGGAATTCGGAGCTTATTAGTGGCATTTTCCTGTTGACTCTTGTTTCGATGCCTTGCTGACATCGCTTCACCA harbors:
- the LOC125758104 gene encoding uncharacterized protein K02A2.6-like gives rise to the protein MTISIPIKQHCLQWLKASQQADPICTQLRLLCEKEWPSRRDLGLNLKPFYDHRQQLTVEDDLLRYASRVVVPDSCRKEILRLLHEGHFGITKTFARARDCVWWPTIGSDVSSLVKRCQQGIETRVNRKMPLISSEFPERPWQRIAMDLFHFKNQWWLIATDYYSRYPELVRLEKLTSAAVVNHCKSIFARHGIPEEVVSDNGPQFSSTEFSLFAQDYGFKHITSSPHYPQSNGLAEAAVKIIKTSMTKTKHPYLTLLAYRSTPLKNGYSPAELLMGRRLRFRLPLCSTKLTPQLPDQDSLRNFEERYRKRQRKDFDRRHGVRDLPELLYGDAVWVTDLKSKGTVQAPADEPRSYWVNTDTGAVRRHRTQLVPYSRSHNNADSASTSDCAIDTRSRCQDTSHGHTRSGRCVKPPAAANFA